Proteins from one Oryza sativa Japonica Group chromosome 12, ASM3414082v1 genomic window:
- the LOC136354529 gene encoding uncharacterized protein: MVLARGGKLVLVVSPTIHNIKMKRVLIDGWASLSIISPTAFHALEAPGKRLQPSLPIIGVTPGHTWPLGHVALPVNFGDSTNFRTERIDFDVANLNLPNNAVLGRPALVKFMAATHYAYLQMKMPSPSGPITITP; encoded by the coding sequence ATGGTGCTCGCCCGTGGAGGGAAGCTGGTCCTCGTGGTCTCCCCGACCATCCATAACATCAAGATGAAGCGCGTCTTGATCGACGGGTGGGCCAGCCTCAGCATCATCTCCCCGACGGCCTTCCATGCCCTCGAGGCCCCGGGGAAGAGGCTTCAGCCGTCGCTGCCAATCATTGGCGTGAcaccggggcacacgtggccttTGGGCCACGTCGCGCTCCCAGTCAACTTTGGCGACTCTACCAACTTCCGCACTGAGCGGATTGACTTTGATGTGGCAAATCTCAATTTGCCcaacaacgcggtcctgggaaGGCCCGccttggtgaagttcatggccgccacccactatgcctacctccagatgaagatgccgagCCCCAGTGGCCCCATCACtatcacgccctga